The sequence CAAGGATCGCTATTCTTCTCAACGAATTGGGTTTGTGAAGATAACATGTAAACAATCTTAGATTTAGTGAATTTGTTATTTACTTGCAAGAGAAACAAATAAATGGAAGAACCCAGAAGGAACATAACACTTTGTTACTTCTTTTTATGTAAAGGTGATAGAAGTTAAAAGATTTTGTTTGACTTTTCATGATGTTGCCTATCTGAAACATGCTAAGATGTTCTGAAATTTGAGCAGAGAAGAAGGTCATGGCTCAGTGGTGGCAAAGTGTCACAAAGAGCATCATTTTCCAACCATAGTGGCAGGTAAAGGCTGTTTATTTATGTTCTTCTCTTGAAGTTGAGCTGGAAAAATGAATAAAGTGAAGAGGGATGCTGATTATTTGTTTACTTTGAAATCTACTGTTGTTTTATGCGATAGGAACTAAGTTTTGTGATTTTTGAACTTCGCAGAGTGCAGTTCACTCAGGTTAATGTTGGTGGACCCTCTTCCCCTTCTCTAACAGCTTCCTCATATGATGCTACACTCAGATCTGATTTGTGTGAACAGTCCAATTTAGAGTTGAGAAATGGGTCTAGTTTTGTTGATGGTGATTTCTCTTTTAGTTACTCAATGCAATCTGAAGAGCTAGAGTCTAGAGCGTCAATTTCTTCTCCCATTAAGAGCCAAGACGCTGATTTTTTCAATTACAATCTTTGTGAGCAGAAAGGTACAGATGTCCATGATGATATTCAGGTCAGTCTATCACAAGAGCAAGCTCACAGCAGTTCATCTTCTTTGACTTGCGATGAGAAGACAAAAATGCTTGAGCCTATAGCAGAGGACCATGTTACAAGTGGCATAACTCAAGAAGATGATCAAGATAGAAATACAGAGTCATTTTCCCTAAGTTTCGGCATTGAAACTAAAGGTGGTAAAGTAGTTAATTTGGAAACTGCACACGCAGTGGATGCCAAGCCTACTAATGAAGCTATGCAGAATTTGGAGTCTTGTGATATTAATCTTGATGAAATTGAAAGTGAAACAGATCAATTTGTGGATGCACTTAATACCATTGGGTTAGAGCCTGATGATGGACAAAATGAGATCAAAAGACATAGTTCCGAATGCCAATCTCCACATTCTGAATCTAGTGTTTTAGCCCGCAATAATATGGTAAACAATAGTATCGAACATGATCCCACATTGTTTTCTCTAGAATTCCCTGCTACAGCTTATTGTTCTATTAATGGAGTAACATCCAACAGTGAATTGCCCTCGGTGGTGGCGGTGGACAAGGATGTACAATTAGATCTAAGAACTGGAGATTCGATGACTTCTAGCAGCCCCCAGAAAGTGAATTATATCGAGAACGCTGATATTGATGAGGGAACCAATGTAGAATCTGTTTCATGTACAGTATCATCTAACTGCATGGATGACAACATTGATGTAGGCACTAGTACAGAAACTGTTCCATATATAGTATCTTCCAATTTCATTGAAAATAACTCAGGGGTTGCGAGTATTGATAGACCAAGGAGCAGTCCTGAGTCTCATAAACCAGCACCAGAAACTTCTAATGTTTCTCCTGTTATGTTCTGGACAAATGGTGGCTTACTAGGACTTCAGCCATCAAAGCCACCAGATTGTGGTTCAGCAAATGCTCTTCCACCATATCCCTTGTCCCCAACAGAAAATTCTGAAGACTGTCTAGATAGAGGTGGTTCTATACGCCCAGAGTACCAAGAGTGCGGTTCACCATTCAGGAAGATATCTCGGAAAATTCCACCTGTTGCTTTAGAAGTTAAAAATAATTCTGTATATCCAAATAATAACAGCACTCGACCCAGTTCATTGGCCTCTAGAAATGATCCATTAGTCAATTCAGTGTTCAAAGCTGAGAGCCATCAAGAAAATGGCAGAAATTCGTCTCAAAAGTTTGAATTTGGAACTACAGGTGTGTTTTATAGAAAACTATTGCGTGGTGGAAATGAAAATGACAACCCTGTCAGCTATCAGAATGCTGGTGACTTCGAGCAGAAAAATGGCGAAGATGTAGCATGTCGAATAATTTCCGGGCGAAATAAAGATCTGGTTGGGTTTGGATCCCCAACACTATCACCTTCTGCATCACCTCCACTTGAGCACATGAAAATATCATTTCAACCAATTGATGGTTTTCAGGCCCCCAAGCTCAAATTAAAATTCCCTGATGGGAACTATAACAGTGAAAGCAGAAGGATTGTCTTTCCTTCATTTCAGTTGGTCCCTGAGGTTTCCAGCATTCAGCACAATGATGTTTCAGACTCTGATGATGACATTTTCTATCAATCATCGCCATCTTTAATAGATGAATTTCCAAGTCATCAATCTGAATCAAATTCTGAGAACTGGGAGTCTGGAGAATCTCCCTGCAGCAAGGACCCTGACTTATACGATACCTTTCATCGAATCTCTTTGACGGATTCTGTTCTAACAGTTCCAGGTCCTTTTGTTGAAAATGGTCTGCGAAATTCTAAATATTGTCATTCTTCTGATCTTCAGCGTTTGGACACTGAAAATCCCTCATTCAAGGAGGATCTAGGAAAAAATGCCAGTTCACATGATCTTTTGTGGCCAGAATGCGCGCTTGCTTCTACTACTACACGTCTACCTCCTGTACAGTGTTGCAGTATGAATTCTCATCAGAATGCCATGGAAGATGAAAATAAGTCAATGCCTGAAGCATCTAAATATGTATTTAGTCTTAAGCTTTCAGCGTCTACAGTTTCTCAGCAACCTAAGCCAGCCCCATTGAATCAAGATCAAATCACGGAGACCCAAGATATACAGAATAGCCAGGTCTGGTGATTAGAATCTCCTTAAAAATTCCTGCCCTtccgtaaaaaaaattaagttgaaAAAAGCTGGTCTAGTGATTCTATTTTTGCATACAGTCATCATGCTTGCATAATTCCAATGGACGAAGGGATGCAGGTCAAAGTAACTGTAAAGATGAAATGGGGGACTTCCTGCAGCAAATAAGAACTAGAGTGAGTTTCCATAAACTGGagctattatttaaattttgattacTTATTAAGTTTCAGTACATTGCATATACATGTACCAGGGAGATGGGTATGACTTTGGTAGCCATTTCCTTTTATACCTTGCTGGTCAGCTCCAGCAGCTTACCCACCCTGTAATCTGCCTAAATTATACTCAAAAGTTTTCTGTGAttgttatttgatattgcattgAATGTGACGTTTAGAACATGAGTTGTTCACCGTATGATTTTTGCAGTTTGGTAGAATACTTCAGTCCTTACTAATTAGTGTTACTTGTCCTGAAAAATGAATGTGTTCATGGTCCTCTCATGTTATCCAGTCATATATGTGTGTAGTTGTTGATGAACTGAACTTCTTTGCTCACTATTTTGTAGTGTGGGCTcttcataaaaaaaatgattctcaTCCTTTATATCTCATCAAATGATGAGACGCAACTTGATCCGTGATTGCTTGAAGATCAACATTCTTATTGTTTACTATGTTCCAATGCTAACCTGTTTTATGATGTCAGTCATTTAATCTGCGACCAATTGTGACATCAAAACCAGCTGCATCTACGGGTACCCAAGCTCATGTCCAAGTTACTGCAATTCTTGAAAAGGCAAATGCAGTTCGTCAGGTATCTCTCTCGCCCAATCCATGAATGCATTTACCTGTCATGTTTTTCTATATGTTCAATCTTGTCTCTGGTTCAGGCTGTTGGTAGTGATGATGAGGAAGACAATGGTACTTGGAGCGACCCTTAAATTTTCTCATTTCATGATGGTGCCAATGCCCTCTGAATTTTCAGGTTAGGCGAAGCCGTTGTATCTATTCAAGATTAACTCATTCCTTGTATGTAAATAATTGATTGAGCTCTTATGTGCATCacaacttcttcttcttcttttttttttttttcaaaattaaaatgctGTAGCTGAAAGAAGTCGAAAACAATTTTTTCCAGACTTTTGAAACTTGTAAGAAGTAAAAAATCACCCCACATTCTTCAATTACAAATAAGTACTGGAAATAGTGAACTTTATTCATTGAACGCTACACTTACATGTCTCTCTCAGTCTAAAACAATGGCATGATCCGTCACGATGACTAAACCATCAATGTCCGAAAAcataaaagatttaaaaatggGTACTTTTATTGAACCCATAAAATTCGAATAAACATTAACCCAAGAAACAGCAAAATTTATTCAGAatcaaaatacaaaaatttaTGTAGGATAGGATGCAAATTTGTGTGCCTTGATCTAAAAGTCTTGATCAATATCCAACTCCTTGAAGAGCTCAGAACATTCTGGCAGTGCCACTTTCTTGGCGAAGCCAAGGGGGTTAGCATTGCGGGTGTTGCCTTGAATACCATTGTGAGTGGTGAGTGTGATTCTTGATGCTGGTTTATGTGCCCATCCTTCATCTGGGAGATCATCACAATCAGGCCTGCTGCTCTTCACCAACGTTATTTCGCATAGTTCTTCATCGTGATTACCCTCGACTGGCAGTCGATAGTCTCCCTTGTCATTGGTTTCTCCCTCCACGCTGTATGTTATATTACCTGCTGCTTCTCCTCTGCATTCCAATCGAACCTTTGCCCCTGAAGCGATGAAACAACATGATAATTAATCTTGCTCATATATATGTGTTGTCTTTGCAAAAAGATAAACTGGGGTAATCCAAATGTTTTTTTAGATGTTCCTGAGTTGGTGGTTTTTGGATCTCCTCTTGAGATGCATGCATGGTACCTAGAACAACATTATTCCTAGATCCATGTGATTAGTAAGAACATCAAACATTATTCCTAGATCCATGTGATTAGTAAGAACATCAAGAAGCATATGGAAATGAATACAGTGTCGTCCTAGCTAGAGATGGTTGGTTAATGTCAATTGCAACAAGTGAAATCCAGTTGGTTAATTTCGCGGATCTGCCCGATATTATATTTCCTagaatcacataattcattATACCTCCCATAGGCTCGCTGAGTTTATTGATGAAATTGGCTCGACAGACTTCACAATAGACCTTTCCTTCAACAAAGAATCGAGGGGTTGCAGAGTGGGCGATGCCAGGGAGACACATCAAGCATAGAGCCCCAGCGAAGAGGAGTGCAACTTGTGTTAGCCTTGCCATTTTTAAGTTGTCGTATCTTTCTCGAGTTTTCTCGACTCTAGCTCTACAGATGGTTCTGCTTTGTGTTTTGTGGGGAGGTgggtttatatatatttctatttgGTAGTTATATACGTGAGGTTATGGTTCAAAGTTTGGTCTCCAGTACTGGTTGATAACTTTATTTGGACACCCATATTTTGTGGGAAACCAAAACATATATGCAATCTCTCCCCTTAAATAACCCATCCTTTTAGGAAAACCATAAGAAATCTGAAATCCCTCTCCCAAATACACGCACTCCGTCACAATCATAACAGTGGTCGTATGTCAGATTCATCGCCAATTTTGACAGGTGAAATGACCAATGACGATGAATGTGATTCATCGCCAATTTTGACAGGTGAAATGACCAATGACGATGAATGTAAAACCAGAAATTTCAGCAATCAAACAAGAACCCAAACAATAATTTATATGCATCTAcatgaattaaaaaatataatattctatatatatatatacaaaggaTAAATGAGTACACTCGTAATGTTCCTTTTTCAACGTACTAATAATTTCATCAAACCCCGTCATCACATTATAGAGCAACCAGTAGCATTGTCATCGCTAAACATGGTGCTAGTCCCTTCACCGAGGATAGTCGAGGAAGGTGGCTGCCGATAGTATCCATGGTTGTGGCCATTGTACCCGTGCTCGTAATAGTTGTACATAGAATGTGGCTCAGCCAAGAAATCACCGGTAACTGGACTGTTTCCAGAGTAGTTTTCGTAGTGGTGACTGTATTCATGGTATTCTGGGTTGTAGGGAAATGGCCATAGCTCTGCATTTCGACCCGCCCGCCTCACTGCTTTAAGAACCTTCTTCACATCCGTCCAGCCAGTGACTGTCACCTTTTGCATTTCCATATCTATGTCGATATTGTCCACTCCTGCCAAATATATTCATCGATTCCTCAATCAGTAATATTTTTCTAGCGAAGAGTGCTCAAAACACATCTAACAAGGACCCCAAAACGTGTAATTGAGGTTGGATAATTTTTATGGCGTGGTGCAAATCTTGGAAAACACTTGGAAcaacaaataatataaaattggTTTCCTTTAGATGAGCACTCATGAtatatatcattatattatTCAATTTATGGTAATAAAAATGGAACGTTTCACGAAAATCCTAGAACAAATTAAACGTACCATCTACTTTGGAAAGAGCTTTCTTTACTTTGCGTTCGCATCCAGGGCAGTCCATGTTCACTCGCATCTCGACAATCTGAAACAGAAAAATGTCGCCTTAATTCCCATTACTTGATCGGCCTTATTGATAATTGAATGTAGACCCACTGCTTTGATTGAtcggaaatttaattattagatTATGTCAAATATTGAAATTTTGACATGAAAGATTttccccctttttttttttagaaaaggaTTTTTCGAATTTGAAGCTTACTTTAAGCTTCATATCGAGTGGTTTGTGCATGCATGCATGCTATAAACAACTTATAAAtgaaaatgattatttaaaaaatgtgCAATATATATTCTGACCCTAGCTTAgctaataatttaatatttataaccTTAACGGTCCTCGGCAACTTGTAAATACTGGACTTAAAGAATGCATTTCTCTTATTTTGTAAGTTGAGTAATTAAATACTCAAAATAGTACGTTCATCGCTGGTTTTTGTTGGACAGGCGGTAAGTTGGTAACGTTTAATTTAACGTACGTAACCCAGGCAAGAAAAGAGAATGTTTTCTTTTAGGTTCTTACAGCTAGTTTGATGTCTTCTTTTCAATAATATTTTCCACCTTCAATTCAATCCTGAGAATGTAAGAGATGCATGGTTCTTTATCGACTCTTACCATTTCTCAATTAATGGGAGGAGCTGCATGCTATAGAATTCGGCTTGACACACCCAATATAAAATCTCGAAAATATGCCTATCTCAATGTTAGAAGAGATCTAAGAACATAAGGGATGCAAACCCCCCATTATAAAATAGAAGAGAGCTAAGAACATAAGGGATGCAAACCCCCCATTATAAAAgagagaaagaaagaaaatacagcatgaaaaattttaatcaaTGGTTTGCATTGATAACCATTTCGATGAATCGGAAAGCATGCATGCAGATTCATGAACACAGTGCGAGTTCATGAATGTGTATCTTTGTAGAAAGAACCGAACTTACTGTCGTCATATTGAGATTTGAGAGTAGAATTTACAGAATCGGAGCCGATCTTAAATTTGTTTCCTGCAATTTGTAGGCCAAATATATACTTATGAGAACGTAACTTTCAATTTATATATAGGCAAGAGGGTTCCTGTACTTGAATATTGAGTTTCAATAATTGTTGGAGGGCCTGTATTTAAAGGCTAAGTTTGatgatattatatatcaaaacaatttttgatacGCGTACAACATGgtaagattttatttattgatttcTCCTAAGAAATAAGAAACAAATTATCACAAAGGTCAACTGCATAGCTGGTTTTGTATATTAAGGATTAAGGAATAAGGAAGCATGCAACGAAACATACGGAAGCACAATATTTGAAATGGTCCCTTCGCTTCCTTATCGAAGAAATTACACTGAAGTTGCTTTCATCGGTTGATGGCGTACTGCGTACAAGTCTAATTAATGTTTTATGTATGAAATTAATGAgttgttattataaaaaaaaaaaaaaaaaagattttttcCGCTTTAAATGGCATGAAGCCtgccgggaaaaattaaaatttaaggaGAGAAAATATCGATTTGTCAATTCGATTATCAAAGGTTGTAATTATAGTCGAGCCAGTGAATTATCGGAAAacaattgataaattatgtTCGTGTTCGACATTGAATGGCAATGTAAaccttgcaaataaagaaagaCTTTAGTGGAAAGAAAatacgaaaaataaaaataaagaagagtATTCGAAATGCAATAATGTCAATTTTCTTGTAATTTGACATCTGTAAATGACATCATACAAATTGTGCGATAACCGAAGCTGCATTTCTGTCGTAAATCAAAGTCAGTTGTCTATGAAAGATCAATTACAcatttttaatttcatttttttattaaaaaaaaggaaaaaatagtTCCCGTGTATAAAATTCAAGTGTTTTCGTTGcattatttatgaatttttcacaCGCATATATATCTCTACTATTTTATAAATGGTTGAGGTggttataaaaattattttgaaaacaccaattttatttttccttttttagCCCTTTTTCTACACAATAAcctttatattaaaaaaagggttgaccccgaaAGGGACCTCATTTCATATGAGTCAAAGTTCATTGGCTCATACGGAGGTTAAATCAAGAGATGTGCACGAGCCGTAGAAACCTAAAGAAGAAAGCAATATGACACAATAATCTTTATATTTATCACATTTCGAGTGACTCATTAAATCAACTGCTCacgtttaattgtttaattatttttaattaatattttgattaattttttaatctttCACTTCTCAATTCTCACTCCACGttgccataaatatatatatatatataactagttTTGCTATCCTGATCACCCACCGTACTCACATAATGTGTCCATCATGAGgtgtcactcaactattggacgcacaattcatcacattcaatagttgagtgccacctcatggtgggcacattaggtgggcacggtgagtgggcaggatagcaaaattgtatatataacAACTCAAAGTAGTGAATGTTTATTCAAATTTTGGAGCCGATGGAAAAAATTGGACGATGGTACGATGAAATTTATTCCCAATTTCTAAGGCTCACCTCCTATATTTCATGTTCATCGTCTCAATTCTCAAATGTATTAAACCACCCACCCATCCCTCCTCTCTtgcaaattaaaattttgttaatgttATGTTTACTATGTGTACACGTTGCACGTATGATTcgttatattttttgaaaaatatttttattgcaaaacaaaatttgtaatatatTAATCTAGATTTCCAAACAATGAAAACACACGAAAATTTATGTGACTatgtcaaaattttaaataaattatgaatAAGATTAAATATGAGGAAACATTAG comes from Henckelia pumila isolate YLH828 chromosome 4, ASM3356847v2, whole genome shotgun sequence and encodes:
- the LOC140859903 gene encoding protein SCAR3-like isoform X2 — encoded protein: MARVQQIEAALSPLEKAVLAQRSHLHLAYTAGYNWHPHVRSEQNHFIYSDVPQFIMDSYEGCRGPPCLHLLDRFDHGGPGSCLKRYSDPTLFKRASVASGEASIEKILKEENGRKIKRRRSWLSGGKVSQRASFSNHSGRVQFTQVNVGGPSSPSLTASSYDATLRSDLCEQSNLELRNGSSFVDGDFSFSYSMQSEELESRASISSPIKSQDADFFNYNLCEQKGTDVHDDIQVSLSQEQAHSSSSSLTCDEKTKMLEPIAEDHVTSGITQEDDQDRNTESFSLSFGIETKGGKVVNLETAHAVDAKPTNEAMQNLESCDINLDEIESETDQFVDALNTIGLEPDDGQNEIKRHSSECQSPHSESSVLARNNMVNNSIEHDPTLFSLEFPATAYCSINGVTSNSELPSVVAVDKDVQLDLRTGDSMTSSSPQKVNYIENADIDEGTNVESVSCTVSSNCMDDNIDVGTSTETVPYIVSSNFIENNSGVASIDRPRSSPESHKPAPETSNVSPVMFWTNGGLLGLQPSKPPDCGSANALPPYPLSPTENSEDCLDRGGSIRPEYQECGSPFRKISRKIPPVALEVKNNSVYPNNNSTRPSSLASRNDPLVNSVFKAESHQENGRNSSQKFEFGTTGVFYRKLLRGGNENDNPVSYQNAGDFEQKNGEDVACRIISGRNKDLVGFGSPTLSPSASPPLEHMKISFQPIDGFQAPKLKLKFPDGNYNSESRRIVFPSFQLVPEVSSIQHNDVSDSDDDIFYQSSPSLIDEFPSHQSESNSENWESGESPCSKDPDLYDTFHRISLTDSVLTVPGPFVENGLRNSKYCHSSDLQRLDTENPSFKEDLGKNASSHDLLWPECALASTTTRLPPVQCCSMNSHQNAMEDENKSMPEASKYVFSLKLSASTVSQQPKPAPLNQDQITETQDIQNSQSSCLHNSNGRRDAGQSNCKDEMGDFLQQIRTRSFNLRPIVTSKPAASTGTQAHVQVTAILEKANAVRQAVGSDDEEDNGTWSDP
- the LOC140867225 gene encoding heavy metal-associated isoprenylated plant protein 29-like, giving the protein MTTIVEMRVNMDCPGCERKVKKALSKVDGVDNIDIDMEMQKVTVTGWTDVKKVLKAVRRAGRNAELWPFPYNPEYHEYSHHYENYSGNSPVTGDFLAEPHSMYNYYEHGYNGHNHGYYRQPPSSTILGEGTSTMFSDDNATGCSIM
- the LOC140864622 gene encoding olee1-like protein; protein product: MARLTQVALLFAGALCLMCLPGIAHSATPRFFVEGKVYCEVCRANFINKLSEPMGGAKVRLECRGEAAGNITYSVEGETNDKGDYRLPVEGNHDEELCEITLVKSSRPDCDDLPDEGWAHKPASRITLTTHNGIQGNTRNANPLGFAKKVALPECSELFKELDIDQDF
- the LOC140859903 gene encoding protein SCAR3-like isoform X1; amino-acid sequence: MPLVRVEVRNEYKLGAPELYREANREDPKLILQGVAVTGLVGVLRQLGDLAEFAAEVFHGLQEEVGITSSRSHKLMARVQQIEAALSPLEKAVLAQRSHLHLAYTAGYNWHPHVRSEQNHFIYSDVPQFIMDSYEGCRGPPCLHLLDRFDHGGPGSCLKRYSDPTLFKRASVASGEASIEKILKEENGRKIKRRRSWLSGGKVSQRASFSNHSGRVQFTQVNVGGPSSPSLTASSYDATLRSDLCEQSNLELRNGSSFVDGDFSFSYSMQSEELESRASISSPIKSQDADFFNYNLCEQKGTDVHDDIQVSLSQEQAHSSSSSLTCDEKTKMLEPIAEDHVTSGITQEDDQDRNTESFSLSFGIETKGGKVVNLETAHAVDAKPTNEAMQNLESCDINLDEIESETDQFVDALNTIGLEPDDGQNEIKRHSSECQSPHSESSVLARNNMVNNSIEHDPTLFSLEFPATAYCSINGVTSNSELPSVVAVDKDVQLDLRTGDSMTSSSPQKVNYIENADIDEGTNVESVSCTVSSNCMDDNIDVGTSTETVPYIVSSNFIENNSGVASIDRPRSSPESHKPAPETSNVSPVMFWTNGGLLGLQPSKPPDCGSANALPPYPLSPTENSEDCLDRGGSIRPEYQECGSPFRKISRKIPPVALEVKNNSVYPNNNSTRPSSLASRNDPLVNSVFKAESHQENGRNSSQKFEFGTTGVFYRKLLRGGNENDNPVSYQNAGDFEQKNGEDVACRIISGRNKDLVGFGSPTLSPSASPPLEHMKISFQPIDGFQAPKLKLKFPDGNYNSESRRIVFPSFQLVPEVSSIQHNDVSDSDDDIFYQSSPSLIDEFPSHQSESNSENWESGESPCSKDPDLYDTFHRISLTDSVLTVPGPFVENGLRNSKYCHSSDLQRLDTENPSFKEDLGKNASSHDLLWPECALASTTTRLPPVQCCSMNSHQNAMEDENKSMPEASKYVFSLKLSASTVSQQPKPAPLNQDQITETQDIQNSQSSCLHNSNGRRDAGQSNCKDEMGDFLQQIRTRSFNLRPIVTSKPAASTGTQAHVQVTAILEKANAVRQAVGSDDEEDNGTWSDP